The Anaerohalosphaeraceae bacterium genomic interval TCAAGCCATGGACAAGGGGGCCAAGGTTTCTTGGGAGGCCCGGTATTCACCGGATCAAGGAGAAGTAAGCGCGCTTCAGAGCGCTTACAACTTGCTTTTGGATTATAAAGAGTCCGCGTTTTATTCGGAGTTTCAGAACGAGCCCGCCGCAGCGGGGCGGGAAGAAAAAACAAAACTAAAACCGGAAAACGTTTGGCGAAAAGCAAACGGACGCAAAAAAGGAGAAGTTCCCATCCATGCCGTCAAGATCACGGCCTTTATCGATGTTCACGACAATTTGTTGTTCTATTGCGTTTGCGCGTGGGAGGAAGGGTTTACCGGATATGTAATTGAATACGGAGTTTACCCGGAGCAGAACCGGCGGCATTACACGTTAAGCAATGTCAAGCGGACCTTGCAAACCGTCCACCCCGGATCGGGCCTTGATGGGGCAATCTTTGCCGGGCTGGACAAACTGGTGCGACGACTGCTTGATACCCAATACAAGCGCGGCGATGGATATGCATCTATTGATCGGCTTTTTGTTGACATGGGGTACAAAGATAAGATTGTCGCGGCTGTTAAAGCAAAGAGCGGTGGGTCTACGATGATGCTATCTAAGGGCGTCGGTATCCGCGCGGCGAATCGTCCGATCTCTCAATACAAGAAAAAACCGGGCTGGAGATTCGGGTATCACTGGTACATCCCAAGCGTCAGCGGCACGCAGGAGTTCCCCCATATTTGCATCGATGTGAATTTTTGGAAATCGTTCGTCCACGATCGAATCTCTACGCCGCTCGGAGATATGGGCTGTTTGTCCATATACGGCAAGCCTGATATGCATGAGTTGTTTGCCGAGCATATCGCAAACAGCGAGACGTGGACCTTGACGCACGGGCAGGGCCGCGACGTCAAGGAATGGAAGATCAAACCATCCAAGCCGGACAATCACTGGTTCGACTGTTTGGTCGGCTGTGCCGTGGCCGCCAGCGAACAAGGAATCACAATCTTAGGGCAAGAGATCGAGCCGACGCGTCCGCGGAAAAAACTGAAACTCTCGGAATTGCAAAAACAAAGGATGCGATA includes:
- a CDS encoding phage terminase large subunit family protein; the protein is DQILNREKFPAWHGERTKLVYQWPENTKLWNEYARLREESLRRGGRGEEATAFYIQNRQAMDKGAKVSWEARYSPDQGEVSALQSAYNLLLDYKESAFYSEFQNEPAAAGREEKTKLKPENVWRKANGRKKGEVPIHAVKITAFIDVHDNLLFYCVCAWEEGFTGYVIEYGVYPEQNRRHYTLSNVKRTLQTVHPGSGLDGAIFAGLDKLVRRLLDTQYKRGDGYASIDRLFVDMGYKDKIVAAVKAKSGGSTMMLSKGVGIRAANRPISQYKKKPGWRFGYHWYIPSVSGTQEFPHICIDVNFWKSFVHDRISTPLGDMGCLSIYGKPDMHELFAEHIANSETWTLTHGQGRDVKEWKIKPSKPDNHWFDCLVGCAVAASEQGITILGQEIEPTRPRKKLKLSELQKQRMR